taattcacagaatagatactgaacacatatattaattatttattagcaaaaataattacacgatatatcccgaatattacaatCAGCTCCTTGCAGTTTCGTCACATTAATTAACATCGGTCCATCACTTGGATGCAAAAACAACGGATTTTGTAAATCCGAGAACGTAAATCTGGTACTCGACGCCATATAAAGCTTCAATTAAGCTTCGTTTCTACAGTAATTTAACTGTATTCTTCAGAGAATGTTTATGCACTCAATCTGTTTGACGATATGTACCAATTACTCGCTCGATCTATCTATTCTATCAAAagcagctctgataccataaaGAAATGAAAGCCATtgatgaatataaaattaagctGATATCTTTGTTACATCACACATTCTGAAACTCAATGATTTTCTATCAAGCATACTTATACAACTGAAATGACTAACTCGAGTAACTAACTCTGTAACAAACTTATATCTGTAATTACATTTGTGACCTCAACATTTAGTGAACTTAACTTCCTATTATACCCTTACTCGATTAATGTTCAAAAGGTGTAGATCTGATCTTTTCACCTAAGATTACAGAGAACGTCTGCGACATGTAGGAATTCTGATCCATATTACAAAATTAGTGCAAATATGAAAATTAGTCGACATCTTTATTTCTCTCTACTACTGGAAGTTATGAATGAGCGTAGTAGACTTGGTATTCCAGAACACCACCAATCATATTTAACTATTAAATGATGGTAAAGATATTAAACGGGGTTAAATGGAGGACTACATTTGTTAATATGATATGGTAAGGAGTGCAATTGAAGAGCAAACGTACCACGTCTCATTTTCACTACCCCCGAAGACCTGAATGTTGTTGAAGCATAAAGAAAGCGATCCAATAGACCAACTGTTTTTGTATAACTACTTTTCCCACTCTTTTGTTTTGTGTAGATAAGTTGGTATATAGTTAGATTGTACACAACTCTTCTTTCACACCTTGTAAATCTGAACTTTCTGTTAATAGAATTCTCCATTTTCTCTCTCAATTGCAAATCTATGTTCTTTAATTGTTCAAGTTTAACAATATTAACAGGCTACACAGATTGAACTGCAGACAAATTCCACCCTAATTTGATCGTAATTAATATTCATTATTCAGGAAAAATGTATATCTGTAAAAGCAAGCTTAAAAATAATGAACTTTCAACTTAAAGTTTTAGATACAGAAAAATAAAACTCTAATGGATTTGAGCTTTAACACGTGGAGAAGTTCAATATAAGGAATTGGACTTCGGCATTCGACTTTTTAAACTTATTAATTTAttgaatttatttattattcatgaTTTTAGAATGGCAAAGAccagataaaaaaaattacaaaaatggGAATATAGAAGGCCGCCGTGAAGTGTGGCTTATTAAAGGGTAGTGGTCCTAAATGTTACAAAAATGATCTAAAATGTCAGTAAAAAAAATGACCCAAAATATCATCTAAAGACACTGCATCGTGTAGTGTTTAGGCGAGAAGTGCACAACGATATCGTGTAGTGTTTAGGCGAGAAGTCCACAACGCTATATCGGATAGCGTTATGATTTTTTTTGTAGTGCTTTGGCACCAAACAATATATTATGTAGTGTTTTCACACCAAACCACTACTTCATCTAATGTTTTACACATATaatcttttaattttttttttaacctcaaataaaaaattgttaattcctaaaatattaaaaaattatttaaattgtTTCCAAAACCCAAAAGTGGATTGATGAAtcctaaaatgttaaaaattattaaattaaactacacacttaaattttgaaattgtttaatTTAAGATTTACATTTTTTGTTTCTAGGGTTTAGGGTTTAAGGCCATAAATCCTAAACCCTAAATCTGtgtaatatttattaattttttttaatatttccAAAACTATAAAAGTGATAGATGAATCctaaatgttaaaaattgttaaactataatataattttaaattttaaaaatattaaataaaaaataaatataaaaaacgTAACATTAAGTGATGTTTGAGGACTCTAAACAATATACCAAAAGGAgctcaaaataataataaaaaaaagtaTAAAACGTTAAATGAAATAATGTTTCCCTTTCAAAAAGTAAAAAAAATGCTAAATCATGTAGCGTTTTGGGTGTTTTTCCAAGCTCTACCAAATGTAGACAATGTAACGTGACCAAATGACAATTTGGACCATAATTCCCTGAAGTGATATTTTGAACCATTTTATGACATTTTGGTTCATTTCTCGTTACTAAACTAGTAATTATTAAAAACATAACGTTAAATGGTATTTTCAGTCCTAAAACAAAACATAGTAATGAAAAAAAAAACCAAAAAGGAACCACCAAAACACTACTTTGACTAGCATGGTGGCctaataaaacaaaaaattaaaaGATGTCAAGCGCTACACCAAATAGCATTTTGGCTAAATGTTATTTTGAGCCATTTATTTAGCTTATGTCGTTTTGAGCATTTTGTCTACAAATTATATCATTTTAGTCCATTTCTCACAAATTGATTGCAAGGGACCGTGTCCTATTGAGTAATATCACATTTATTTTATTACGAacataaatttatatatatatttagtactcacaattataaatataattatatatatatattattaataatatttttttgattattcaattaAACGCGATTAATAACCAAATTATCAAAAATAGTGGGAAAAAAACTCTCTCGGACATTGAACCGAATCACATATTTTTGTCAATTGAActgaatttattttaattattcggTATGATTTTCAGTTCGGTGAATGCAGACCCCTGCTTAAAATTAAATTTGGTGATTGATTGGATAATTTGAGAAAGCTGATGTTAATTCGAGAAAGCCTATATCAGATAAAAAAATGTAATAATATACAACTTGCAACTAAAAGATTCTGTAACTAGGAAAATTCATACTAATTGTAAATCAAATCAATGGTCACTGATATTACTCCTCAGAAAATATCATCACTCGAAATTAACGTGATCTCGAcattaattaaatatatataattttgcAAAAAATTCTCTCACCCTGTTTCTAAAGACACCAAATCGTACTGTGTTTTTTTAATCCGTTCCATGATTTGACTCTGCCTTGATAATTGTCCAGAAGGCAGAACATAGTCTCAGAAATTTATAATCTAACTTCTCATAACTATATATTCATTATACAGGTAATTatggttttcttaattttagCTTATGCTCGTTTATGATAAGTATAAGATCATGTTATTAGGTTCTTGTGCTAAAATTTGTTGTTAAGCTCTCCTCCTATAATTTTAAGAGAATGACAAAATCTTATATTATTCAAACGTTGTTGTTCGAATATACATAGACAGTAACACATCTACTATCCACTGACTTGTGATTTTTTGGTAACTTTGCAGGCAACCTGCCCTTGTAGTTAAGCTAAAAATATTTTTGTTTCAAAAATTTTTCCAATATACATGGCCAAGAATAGCTATGATGTGAAAGAAGTTCATCTGAAGCTGCTTGATGATCTTGTCAATGTGAATTCTCTTTTGACGATAGCTGTATTTGTGGGCTTATCGATGGCTACACCAGGTACACACAGCCTTGATCCAAGACACGAGTGTCAGTCTGGACCAGGATTATCGAAAATGCTGATTGTGTATGAAGTTGTTGCATTTTCTTGCTTCCTGTTGTCAAGCATTGTTGCTAAGGTACTTAAACTTCATATTTACCTTGATGGGATACGTTATAGCATCATAAGCGAGAATTTTGATTTGAAAGATTTTATGTTAGTATTATCTGCTTGCGCGTCTGTTGCTGGGATAGTTTCATTGTCTCTTTCGATTGTTAACATTATCCAAATTCGAATTGGATTGATATCGTGCGGAGTAAAAGAATCTATGATTGCTGTGTTAAGTCTTGGTGTGATTGTTGGCTTTGCTTTGGCTATATATGTTGTGTCAATGGCTATAGCTATTTTTGCTTCCTTCAAAAGTGATGCTATGTCTGAAACTACTGACGAAAAGAATAATGCTGATGGCTCTATGGGGAACAATTTATCCGTCTACGTTCCGCTTCAACCTGCAGCAGGAGGTTCTGGCGGAAACCTTCCACAATAGCACTGGATCATTAGTGAAAAGAAGTGCACTGGAGCAATTTAGTTGATGAAAGGTAAAGAACCTTTTTATTTGTCAATAAGATTCTTAACTTGTATGAGACTGATCAACCGAGCAAAACCAATTTTTGAATTTTATAGCCTTGCTTGCTTGTATGAAAACTCAAAACTGTTACTCATGCAGAAATCGGAACATACATCCTTTACACGACTATATTAATGTTTTATAACTTGCAGCTTACAATTTCGAATATAAGTTTAATGAATGCAGTACTTTTTCTTAGATCAGTATACGACTTAACGCACTTTAATCCATCCGAATAAGTGATGGGAGAACGTATTATGTAACAAATAGCTTTCTTTTCGTTGGATGGGTGATTCAACGGCTGCGATTAAAAAAATAGTTACAGGGATCGCGGATATTGTCGGCGGTCCGGAGAAATTATCTTTTTGCCCCTAATACCTTTTTATTCTCGGTCACGGACCACGGACATTATTAGGGTGACTTGAAATCGTATGTTGATGTTAATGTAGGGGAGTTCATTTTCACTTAGCAAATAAAAGTCTATTTAAAGTCCGAACCGTAGACAATGTCCGCGGTACGTGAACATGCACTATACAGTAAGCAATAGAGAACGAACCAAATTACACATGTATATTTGTTTGTTAAGTAATCAATCACTGTAAAACCTTAAAGATCCAAGAAATATCCAACACGATCTTATGTTATCGAATTCATTATCCAGTGGGATGATGGTACCTTTTATTTACTGCGATGATTTGGGGAGCATGTTGGCCTTTGAACTTTGATGATTGTTAACTAGAGTTATTACCCGTGCAAGGCATGGGATaactttatttataaaaaatattaatgtACTTTTACGATATTTGTATTATTTCATACAATATTACGTGGTTCATGTTACAAGGACTAATGTAATGACGAATATCCCTAAATTTATGTTATACCACAAATACAAAGTTTAGAATGCACTCTTACCATTGAAAATAATGGTTTTCTATCAAGTTTCAATGATTTTTTTAATTGGAGATACCAAAAATACTATAATGTTTATGTATCATATTTATCAAAATATGGGggtaaaataataaatttttttatacGGTCGAACTCGAACTTCAAATTATTCGGCTCATAAGGCTCACGAGTCTTATTGAATCGAtacttttttttaatataaatatatttgtatgtaaatatttaaatttcatttatattttatatatttaatataagCGATTTCGAGCATAACCTATCATATTTCGAGTTTTTGTCAATATTTGGTGAAATTGATTCAAGATTTCGAGCCGAACTTGAGGCGACCGGACTATTTACGACCCGAGTTTCAAGCTTGATTTAAGATTCGGTTATAACCGAGCTCGTGCTCGAGCCCGAATATTTTTAATCGAGTTCGAGCCTGAAAATTTTCGACTCGACGCGGCTTGATTATAGCCTTAGTTGTTGTACACAACTATAAAGTTAGTATTTTGAAGTGAGTTAATTACACAAGTctcaataattaataaattattatatggtaatatattatcaacaagttaatggttgtaatttttttataaataaaaaaaattataatcccATTGTTATACATTAGTATAAAGTTAGTATATTGTAGTGAGCTAATTACGCAagtcttagaataattttattctATATCAATATTAACATCTACCTCAATTGATTGAAGGCACATGTTTGGACATATGTGTCACATGTTCAATTCTACAAGCCAACAttattttttcatatttattaAGTACGAGCGCAAAATAGTAATTTCGAATTATATGTTTCTCCTAAAAAATTTGAGCCTATCGAACTTTTTATGACCCGAAATTCGAGTTTGAAATTTAAGGTTCGGTTGAACTTGAGTTCGTGCTTGAACCCGAACATTTTTAATCGAGTTTGAGCCTAACTGTTTTCGACTCGACTCAGATTGATTATACCCTTAGTTGTTACACGAGTATAAAGTTAGTATCTCGAAGCGAGTTAATTACCGGAGTCtcgataattaataaattattattatacgataagatattatcaacaagttaatatgataatatattatcaacaagaaattatttatttgatttataaattaaaaaaataattataatccATTGTTGCAGATGAGTATAAACTTATTATATTGTAATCAGCTAATTACCCGagtcttagaataattttatCTTGTCTAAATATTGAATTATATAGGTTTAGTCACCCAAAATAAATAAAGAAGTATGTAACTCAATAGTTGATGTTATCAAAATACAATCAAATGAGCCTCTAGCTCAGTTGGTTGAAGTCCTATGTTTATTATAAGTGTGCCATGGGTTCAATTCTCCATGCCAACAATATTTTTTCATATTCATTCAAATACGAGAGCAAAATAATAATTTCAAATTAAATATTTCCCCACGAAAGCAAGAAGTTATTTATTTACTGTatcaattttaaaaaataatttatttaatgtatcaatttaaaagaataataataatcTCGATATTACacatgaatataaaattattatattgtaATCAGCTAATTATCCAGGCTTAACTCAATAGTTAATGTTATCAAAATATTAACAAATTAGTCTCTAACTCAACTGGTTGAAGTCATATTCTTGTTACAAGTATGTCAAGGGTTCAATTCTCCAATCCAACAATATTTTTCCATATTTATTCAAGTACTAGGGCAAATTAGTAATTTCGAATTAAATGTTTCCCCAAAAAAggaaaaaatgttaaaaataccCACTTTTTTATCAAACAAAACAAGTTTACCATTTATCCGCTCAGATGGCTGAAAATAACCTTTATGTTACCCAAGGCTCATATGCGTACTTGCAACACATCAGGCTCGATGTATCAATCTTCTCCCTACTCCCTCTGCCATCAACCCACCTTTCTTCTTCTCCGATTCATTATCAGCGACATCCATCATCATCAAATTCTCACCCTTCTGTTTTATATAcccataaaaatataaatatacacATAATGGAGATCCAATTGGTAAAAAGATAACTTAAAGGAGATGTGATGCTTAAACCAAAGAAAAGCCTGGACGAGAgttgtatatgtgtatatgtgatGCAGTTGTATGTATAGTTGAAGTTAATAGTAACACGCATATGTCAATAGTGTATATACATAATACGCATCTTGGATTTGGATATTTCATAGAATATTTAACTTTGTTACCCAGCCCCTAATTGCgtaatttattattaatataaattaataaggTAATACCCCAACCATGCATGCGTACTAGCTCATTTTTTACATAATACCCCATCTACTAATGCGTATTAGTATACCCCAACATATAATGCGTATTCCATTCGGTATTTTTCGCCAGCCATCCTGAAAATTGTTATTCTCAGCATTTCAGTCTAAAAAATGGGTATTCTGCCACTTCACCCTTAAAAAAACAATGTTgcagtattatatatataatagatttgTATCAAAGGCAAAAGCAACGTTCTGAGATTAAATTGAATAAGTAATAGACTCTTGCTGCTTGACCCACTTTGAGTATCTAAATAAAATGAAAGTGGTATATTCATAGAAGTCAGAAATTTAGGATAGCTATGAAGTTCTGATATTTACCACCTACTTAATTTCCGTTACCCTTTATTTGTAAAAtgtatattaaagactacttaTTTTGAGGATGTCTGACCTGTGAATTTTATGGCAATTTTTCGGAAGCT
This genomic interval from Apium graveolens cultivar Ventura chromosome 8, ASM990537v1, whole genome shotgun sequence contains the following:
- the LOC141680382 gene encoding uncharacterized protein LOC141680382; translated protein: MAKNSYDVKEVHLKLLDDLVNVNSLLTIAVFVGLSMATPGTHSLDPRHECQSGPGLSKMLIVYEVVAFSCFLLSSIVAKVLKLHIYLDGIRYSIISENFDLKDFMLVLSACASVAGIVSLSLSIVNIIQIRIGLISCGVKESMIAVLSLGVIVGFALAIYVVSMAIAIFASFKSDAMSETTDEKNNADGSMGNNLSVYVPLQPAAGGSGGNLPQ